A DNA window from Acidobacteriota bacterium contains the following coding sequences:
- a CDS encoding tetratricopeptide repeat protein, translated as MAVKHLFRITLLCWLSALTLSVTGRAADVLLTLPFENVSGRPEYNWVGESFVVLYAELLDNTQMRVLNPDERNLVYEKLGLRASDLLTRAAVIRVAETAQANLALVGTYDIGGANDSISIAITARLIEVSSGRLVGNKVFTRSGLLSDLQAMQGELAWNVINERNRASGISKDQLINAAKLVPPRAYESFVKGIQTQDAKVREMLLRRAVQEAANGGNNHYAQALYELGMHFYRQRAFVDASEQLRQLSLEDPHYFESQFYLGMAAHQNGNLLEAAAAFERLAEALPLPEAMNNAGALWLLNGDQAKGLNWLRRAVTTSPTEASYRFNLGYALWKAGSFVEAAQQLKLAAEQNPRDGETLFLWAKALEASGNTAEAGKVDDQAKRNFPNYARWAVAPDKIPAPLRLKTEFNRAQFSKLEQKRDSASKAKAVSPSTAGNPVTIPASAPANTSQPASPSVSAPTASLDRARQLLDARNEPEAILELQRLLTVEATNAEGHFLLGTVLQRRNELDKAVSAYQSAVYWNPRHIGGHLALCRLFLARNDRALALTHARQALQIDPQNRDAVALKQQIETGR; from the coding sequence AATCACGCTGCTTTGCTGGTTAAGCGCACTGACGCTGTCCGTCACGGGCCGCGCCGCTGATGTCTTGTTGACGCTGCCGTTTGAAAATGTATCGGGCCGCCCCGAATACAACTGGGTGGGCGAGAGTTTCGTCGTGCTCTATGCCGAATTGCTCGACAACACCCAAATGAGAGTGCTCAATCCGGACGAACGCAATTTGGTCTATGAAAAGCTGGGGCTGCGGGCCAGCGACCTGTTGACGCGCGCCGCCGTCATTCGCGTCGCCGAAACGGCCCAAGCCAATCTGGCGTTGGTTGGCACTTATGACATCGGCGGGGCGAATGACAGCATCTCCATCGCCATCACCGCGCGGCTGATCGAAGTCAGCAGCGGACGTCTGGTCGGGAATAAGGTCTTCACGCGTAGCGGGCTGCTCAGCGATTTGCAGGCGATGCAAGGCGAGTTGGCCTGGAACGTCATCAACGAACGCAACCGCGCCAGCGGCATTTCAAAAGATCAACTGATCAATGCCGCCAAGCTCGTGCCGCCGCGCGCCTATGAAAGTTTCGTCAAAGGCATTCAAACGCAAGACGCCAAAGTCCGCGAGATGCTTTTGCGCCGTGCCGTGCAAGAGGCGGCGAATGGCGGCAACAATCATTACGCCCAGGCGCTTTACGAACTGGGCATGCATTTTTATCGGCAACGCGCCTTTGTGGATGCCAGCGAGCAGTTGCGGCAACTGAGTCTGGAAGACCCGCATTATTTCGAGAGCCAGTTTTATTTAGGGATGGCGGCCCACCAAAACGGCAACCTGCTGGAAGCGGCTGCGGCTTTCGAGCGGCTGGCCGAGGCGCTGCCGTTGCCCGAAGCCATGAACAATGCGGGCGCCTTGTGGCTATTGAATGGTGATCAAGCAAAAGGCTTGAACTGGTTGCGCCGGGCCGTCACCACCAGCCCCACCGAAGCGAGCTACCGGTTCAACCTCGGCTATGCCTTATGGAAGGCGGGCAGTTTTGTCGAAGCCGCCCAGCAATTGAAACTCGCGGCGGAACAGAATCCGCGCGATGGCGAAACCTTGTTCCTCTGGGCCAAAGCGCTGGAAGCCAGCGGCAATACGGCTGAAGCCGGCAAAGTGGATGACCAGGCCAAACGCAACTTCCCGAATTATGCGCGCTGGGCCGTAGCGCCAGACAAGATTCCCGCGCCGCTGCGCTTAAAGACCGAATTCAACCGCGCGCAATTCAGCAAACTGGAACAGAAACGCGACAGCGCCAGCAAGGCTAAAGCGGTCTCTCCCTCAACGGCGGGCAATCCCGTCACGATTCCCGCGTCAGCGCCCGCGAATACATCGCAACCTGCTTCCCCGTCTGTTTCTGCGCCGACGGCCAGCCTCGACCGCGCCCGCCAATTGCTCGACGCGCGCAACGAACCGGAAGCCATCCTCGAATTGCAACGCCTGCTTACCGTCGAAGCGACCAATGCCGAAGGACATTTTCTGCTGGGCACGGTGCTGCAACGCCGCAACGAATTGGACAAAGCGGTCAGCGCCTACCAGTCCGCCGTTTATTGGAACCCGCGCCACATCGGCGGACATCTGGCGCTCTGCCGCCTCTTCCTGGCGCGCAATGATCGCGCCCTGGCGCTCACGCACGCCCGCCAGGCCTTGCAGATTGACCCGCAAAACCGCGACGCCGTCGCGTTGAAACAACAAATCGAAACCGGACGCTAA